The following are from one region of the Osmia bicornis bicornis chromosome 8, iOsmBic2.1, whole genome shotgun sequence genome:
- the LOC114879874 gene encoding MAM and LDL-receptor class A domain-containing protein 2-like isoform X1, with amino-acid sequence MKISRLTSFLLWVLFLSQCNALFLMSKDRCPVVRLLHGKVRARARGRIVRFSCLEGFTLVGNKYSTCIQGKWNTPTPVCVNAECPLPPLPEHALVAPKYNGAILMYFCEPGYALIGPTEIFCNGMQWNGTTPHCRGTNAAAPMQCDFEKPDLCWWEQDPQHDFDWRRHNFQTPSSHIGTGPTHDHTLGPGNDGYYLYIEASGRLENDTARIISPIYNASYTENGCFSFWYHMFGATTGTLNVYFKEEKENSSRLMFTKDGDQGNYWFHGVFNLPKAKKGFQIIIEGVRGSSYVSDIAIDDVAILQGDKCPDASKTETDGVTEGDDDQIEQVNAQQSCRGRCKNSVTYNFTTTILPTLSDACLCTLDCAEHSICCPDYAEYCVLAYTEEVTTAIALTTVHNYENGSIPSVKNSTVSNMTTMRIGFYGGKGVSINPKDDIDPVTLKPLPTTTMRATRPEIDKPMNTTRSTTSVAVTTLKTVQTKETPFVKATTVTGRYVRVDEQADSNTKRQESEKLHRASTKFSSPGIIGIVVGIITGITISSMVVIIILRRRKTYKRGTNGSALSEDSDVRFLTSDEILDFTLARPNDNDET; translated from the exons ATGAAGATATCTCGATTGACGTCCTTTCTTTTGTGGGTACTCTTCTTGAGCCAGTGCAACGCTTTGTTTTTAATGTCGA AAGATAGGTGTCCTGTGGTAAGGCTGTTACATGGCAAGGTCCGAGCAAGGGCCAGGGGAAGGATCGTCAGATTCAGTTGTCTCGAGGGTTTCACTCTCGTAGGTAACAAGTATTCCACTTGTATTCAAGGCAAATGGAATACACCTACGCCTGTATGCGTCA ACGCAGAATGCCCTCTGCCTCCGTTGCCCGAACACGCTCTGGTGGCACCAAAATACAACGGTGCAATATTGATGTATTTCTGTGAACCCGGTTACGCGTTAATTGGTCCAACTGAAATTTTTTGCAACGGCATGCAGTGGAATGGAACAACACCCCATTGTCGAG GTACAAATGCGGCAGCTCCTATGCAGTGCGATTTCGAGAAGCCAGATCTTTGTTGGTGGGAACAGGATCCTCAGCATGATTTCGATTGGCGACGACACAATTTCCAAACACCGAGCTCTCACATAGGAACTGGTCCAACACACGATCACACATTGGGACCTGGAAACGATg gttattatttgtacatcgAGGCGTCTGGACGATTGGAGAACGACACGGCAAGAATCATTTCACCTATTTACAACGCTTCTTACACGGAAAATGGTTGTTTCTCATTCTG GTACCATATGTTTGGAGCCACGACAGGTACTCTAAATGTGTATTTcaaagaagagaaggaaaactCATCCCGTTTGATGTTCACCAAAGACGGTGACCAAGGGAACTATTGGTTCCATGGTGTTTTCAATCTTCCCAAAGCTAAGAAAGGTTTCCag ATCATAATCGAGGGTGTACGTGGCAGTAGTTACGTGAGCGACATCGCCATCGACGACGTCGCGATTCTGCAGGGTGACAAGTGCCCGGATGCGAGCAAAACGGAAACAGATGGTGTCACGGAAGGCGACGACG ATCAAATCGAACAAGTGAATGCGCAGCAGAGCTGCCGTGGAAGATGTAAAAATAGTGTGACATACAATTTTACGACCACGATACTGCCCACGCTGTCCGATGCTTGTCTTTGTACCCTCGACTGTGCTGAACATTCGATTTGTTGCCCGGATTACGCGGAATATTGTGTTCTCG CATACACGGAAGAAGTGACAACGGCGATAGCACTAACAACAGTTCACAATTATGAAAATGGCTCGATTCCATCTGTAAAAAATAGCACTGTGTCAAATATGACGACAATGAGGATTGGTTTTTATGGTGGCAAAG gTGTCTCCATAAATCCGAAAGACGACATCGACCCCGTCACCCTGAAGCCATTGCCGACAACCACCATGAGAGCAACCAGGCCAGAGATTGATAAACCGATGAATACAACGCGATCAACCACCTCTGTCGCTGTCACCACCCTGAAAACTGTCCAGACAAAGGAAACACCATTTGTAAAAGCGACCACCGTTACCGGGAGATACGTACGAGTGGATGAGCAAGCTG ATTCCAATACAAAAAGACAGGAATCAGAGAAATTGCATCGAGCCTCGACGAAATTCAGTTCCCCTGGGATTATAGGTATAGTTGTGGGTATCATAACAGGAATAACTATCTCCTCTATGGTGGTGATTATTATAttgagaagaagaaagaccTACAAACGTGGAACGAATGGATCGGCTCTATCAGAGGACAGCGATGTTCGTTTTCTAACGTCTGACGAGATCTTAGACTTCACTCTTGCCAGACCCAATGACAACGATGAGACataa
- the LOC114879874 gene encoding MAM and LDL-receptor class A domain-containing protein 2-like isoform X2, producing the protein MKISRLTSFLLWVLFLSQCNALFLMSNRCPVVRLLHGKVRARARGRIVRFSCLEGFTLVGNKYSTCIQGKWNTPTPVCVNAECPLPPLPEHALVAPKYNGAILMYFCEPGYALIGPTEIFCNGMQWNGTTPHCRGTNAAAPMQCDFEKPDLCWWEQDPQHDFDWRRHNFQTPSSHIGTGPTHDHTLGPGNDGYYLYIEASGRLENDTARIISPIYNASYTENGCFSFWYHMFGATTGTLNVYFKEEKENSSRLMFTKDGDQGNYWFHGVFNLPKAKKGFQIIIEGVRGSSYVSDIAIDDVAILQGDKCPDASKTETDGVTEGDDDQIEQVNAQQSCRGRCKNSVTYNFTTTILPTLSDACLCTLDCAEHSICCPDYAEYCVLAYTEEVTTAIALTTVHNYENGSIPSVKNSTVSNMTTMRIGFYGGKGVSINPKDDIDPVTLKPLPTTTMRATRPEIDKPMNTTRSTTSVAVTTLKTVQTKETPFVKATTVTGRYVRVDEQADSNTKRQESEKLHRASTKFSSPGIIGIVVGIITGITISSMVVIIILRRRKTYKRGTNGSALSEDSDVRFLTSDEILDFTLARPNDNDET; encoded by the exons ATGAAGATATCTCGATTGACGTCCTTTCTTTTGTGGGTACTCTTCTTGAGCCAGTGCAACGCTTTGTTTTTAATGTCGA ATAGGTGTCCTGTGGTAAGGCTGTTACATGGCAAGGTCCGAGCAAGGGCCAGGGGAAGGATCGTCAGATTCAGTTGTCTCGAGGGTTTCACTCTCGTAGGTAACAAGTATTCCACTTGTATTCAAGGCAAATGGAATACACCTACGCCTGTATGCGTCA ACGCAGAATGCCCTCTGCCTCCGTTGCCCGAACACGCTCTGGTGGCACCAAAATACAACGGTGCAATATTGATGTATTTCTGTGAACCCGGTTACGCGTTAATTGGTCCAACTGAAATTTTTTGCAACGGCATGCAGTGGAATGGAACAACACCCCATTGTCGAG GTACAAATGCGGCAGCTCCTATGCAGTGCGATTTCGAGAAGCCAGATCTTTGTTGGTGGGAACAGGATCCTCAGCATGATTTCGATTGGCGACGACACAATTTCCAAACACCGAGCTCTCACATAGGAACTGGTCCAACACACGATCACACATTGGGACCTGGAAACGATg gttattatttgtacatcgAGGCGTCTGGACGATTGGAGAACGACACGGCAAGAATCATTTCACCTATTTACAACGCTTCTTACACGGAAAATGGTTGTTTCTCATTCTG GTACCATATGTTTGGAGCCACGACAGGTACTCTAAATGTGTATTTcaaagaagagaaggaaaactCATCCCGTTTGATGTTCACCAAAGACGGTGACCAAGGGAACTATTGGTTCCATGGTGTTTTCAATCTTCCCAAAGCTAAGAAAGGTTTCCag ATCATAATCGAGGGTGTACGTGGCAGTAGTTACGTGAGCGACATCGCCATCGACGACGTCGCGATTCTGCAGGGTGACAAGTGCCCGGATGCGAGCAAAACGGAAACAGATGGTGTCACGGAAGGCGACGACG ATCAAATCGAACAAGTGAATGCGCAGCAGAGCTGCCGTGGAAGATGTAAAAATAGTGTGACATACAATTTTACGACCACGATACTGCCCACGCTGTCCGATGCTTGTCTTTGTACCCTCGACTGTGCTGAACATTCGATTTGTTGCCCGGATTACGCGGAATATTGTGTTCTCG CATACACGGAAGAAGTGACAACGGCGATAGCACTAACAACAGTTCACAATTATGAAAATGGCTCGATTCCATCTGTAAAAAATAGCACTGTGTCAAATATGACGACAATGAGGATTGGTTTTTATGGTGGCAAAG gTGTCTCCATAAATCCGAAAGACGACATCGACCCCGTCACCCTGAAGCCATTGCCGACAACCACCATGAGAGCAACCAGGCCAGAGATTGATAAACCGATGAATACAACGCGATCAACCACCTCTGTCGCTGTCACCACCCTGAAAACTGTCCAGACAAAGGAAACACCATTTGTAAAAGCGACCACCGTTACCGGGAGATACGTACGAGTGGATGAGCAAGCTG ATTCCAATACAAAAAGACAGGAATCAGAGAAATTGCATCGAGCCTCGACGAAATTCAGTTCCCCTGGGATTATAGGTATAGTTGTGGGTATCATAACAGGAATAACTATCTCCTCTATGGTGGTGATTATTATAttgagaagaagaaagaccTACAAACGTGGAACGAATGGATCGGCTCTATCAGAGGACAGCGATGTTCGTTTTCTAACGTCTGACGAGATCTTAGACTTCACTCTTGCCAGACCCAATGACAACGATGAGACataa